TGAAAAGTTGCATTTCGATGATCGAGAAGAAGCGGAGAAAGCACTGCACTCTTGGAGCTAGCTGCTCATTGCTGACAACGTCCGAATCTGATCGGTGAGTTGTGCGATGTCGTTCTGGCTGGTGCAGATATGGGTGCATGCCCGCAGGCAGACGGGGTCTGCCAGGTCACGGATCCAAAGTTGTTGTCCGCCGAGGGCCTTCACCACCTCGGCTGGTGTGGCTCCCGTTGCCTCAGGGCGCATCTGAAAACTCACCAGACCAGCCGGTGGTGGGCCGTCGAGCAGCGGTGAAACCCCAGGGATCGACTTCAGCTCTTTCCAGAGCTGTTCGCTCAGGATGCGGATCTGCCCGAGTCGTTCGTCGTCTGAGCCCTCCTGCTCCAGCAGGTCAAGAGAGCAGCGCAGGCCAGCCATCAGTGGCACGCAGCTCGTGGCCACCTCAAAGCGACGGCTGTCGTGATGGAAGGGGTCTGGATCTTCTGCCACAGCACGCGTTTCATCCTGAAGGCTGCGCCAACCGATCACGGTGGGATAGCCATCCGAGAGCACACGCTCTGAGATCGCGACCCCGCCCAGTCCTTCCGGACCGCATGCCCATTTGTGCCCAGTAAAGGCATAGATATCGGCTGCTGCTGCCGCCTCTGAAACGGGAATCTGGCCGACGCTCTGCGCAGCATCTACAAGCAGGAACGGCCGGGCCGGATGTTGTTGCAGTTGTGCGGCCACCGCTGCGATCGGCATCTTCTGACCGGTGTTCCAGAGCAGATGCGACAGCACCACGATGCGGGTCTTGCTGGTGAGCTGCTCGTCGAGGGCTGCCAGCACCTCGTGATCGGTATGGGCCTGATCATCGCGGCCGAGTCTGCATTGCTTCACGGGCAGCGTGTGGACCTGAAGCTGGCGGCGACGAGCCAGTTCGTGGCAGGCCGCTACGACACCGGGGTGCTCACAGTCGCTGATCAGGATGTGGTCGCCATCGTCGATGGGCAGGCCCCAGAGGGGAAGCACACATCCGGTGGTCACGTTCTCGCTCAGGGCGAGCCGATGCGCTGGCACATTGCATAACCGGGCTAGACGGCCGCGTGTGCTGTTCACTTCGGCGCTGATGTAGGGCCAGATGTCTGTGGTGAAGGGGCCGAGTTCCTGGATACGTTTCCAGCTGCTGGTGATGGCATCCAGTGAGGGTGTGGGCAGCGGCCCCTGCCCGCCATAGTTGAAGTAGGTCTTGTTGGCCAGTGCGGGGCAGAGTTCTCTCAGCATTGGGGATCAGGACCTGATCTCATGATCGCTCCTCAGCTCATGTATTGCCGCGTTACCGGGCTGCTTCGGGTGAGGTTGCATTGAGTGCTGCACTAGGCAGCTTCGAGCGGGTCCATGTCGAATTTCAAGAGTTGGCTCTGCTGAGGAGCGTTCAGCCAAGTGATGGCTACGTTGCGTTTGTTTGTTGGCTTGGTATCACCGATGGCACTGGTGGACTGGCTCTAGATTCTTCACCCGGTTTTGGCGGTGGTGTTGATCTATCCCCTCACCGGGATCGTGATGCGACTGGCGATGCAGACACGATCTCGGCGATTGAAGACCGCAAAACCGCCTCCGACGGTGGGGCGCGACCACAGTGATCTCGGTCGCTGGCTCGCCGCAGCTGTGGTTGGTCTGGTGATCGTTGCACTCACCGTGGTCATCGCAACACATGCGCCGCTCGATCAGTTCCAAGGGGGCTTCGCTCGTGCTGGCATGCTGCTGATGGTGATGGCCGGAACCCTGCTTAGTCTGGGCGCGCTGTGGATTGCGAAGGCACCTGGCCTGCGGCTGGCGTTTGCTCTGATCACCTGGGCTGGTGTTCTTGGCCTGGGAGCTCAGCCGGAGGTGTGGCGACTGTCTGATGACCCGTTGTCGCCAGCGTTCTGGCAATCCCATTACTGGTCTGTTGTCGCCGTGGTGGGCCTGATGTTGTTTTCGCTCGGTGCCCGACCGGAGATTTTGCGCGATCTGCGCCTGCGCCGCCTGCATGTCACCGCTAATGTGCTTGCGGCACTGCTGTTCGTTGCGCAGGGCGTCACCGGCACCCGCGATCTGCTGGAGATTCCATTGAGTTGGCAGAAGCCGACGATCTATGTCTGCAATTTCGATCTCCGAACCTGTCTGCCGCCAGCACAGTGACCAACAGGTCTGTACGGA
This genomic window from Synechococcus sp. MIT S9220 contains:
- a CDS encoding DUF4079 domain-containing protein, giving the protein MAVVLIYPLTGIVMRLAMQTRSRRLKTAKPPPTVGRDHSDLGRWLAAAVVGLVIVALTVVIATHAPLDQFQGGFARAGMLLMVMAGTLLSLGALWIAKAPGLRLAFALITWAGVLGLGAQPEVWRLSDDPLSPAFWQSHYWSVVAVVGLMLFSLGARPEILRDLRLRRLHVTANVLAALLFVAQGVTGTRDLLEIPLSWQKPTIYVCNFDLRTCLPPAQ
- a CDS encoding aminotransferase class V-fold PLP-dependent enzyme, encoding MLRELCPALANKTYFNYGGQGPLPTPSLDAITSSWKRIQELGPFTTDIWPYISAEVNSTRGRLARLCNVPAHRLALSENVTTGCVLPLWGLPIDDGDHILISDCEHPGVVAACHELARRRQLQVHTLPVKQCRLGRDDQAHTDHEVLAALDEQLTSKTRIVVLSHLLWNTGQKMPIAAVAAQLQQHPARPFLLVDAAQSVGQIPVSEAAAAADIYAFTGHKWACGPEGLGGVAISERVLSDGYPTVIGWRSLQDETRAVAEDPDPFHHDSRRFEVATSCVPLMAGLRCSLDLLEQEGSDDERLGQIRILSEQLWKELKSIPGVSPLLDGPPPAGLVSFQMRPEATGATPAEVVKALGGQQLWIRDLADPVCLRACTHICTSQNDIAQLTDQIRTLSAMSS